Genomic window (Acidobacteriota bacterium):
CACATCCCAGGCAAAACCGAAGCGCGGTTCAAATTGAATCGGCGGGGGTTCTTTGAACCCATGCGGCACGCCGGCCTCTGTCCCGACCGCGACGCCGTTGAGTTTGTCGCCGATGCCCGGCACAAACGTCCCGACCAGATTGGTGTTGGTGAGCAACTGGCCCGTCACAGGGTTTTGCGCGCGCCGGTTGGCCGTCGCGCAAGCCGCCGTCGCCGGTGTGCCGCCGACACAGAACGCGCGATAGAGCACCAGCGACTTGGCTGGATTAAACAGCGTCGCGTCGAAATTCGAGGCGTCCAGATTGCGCTGCGTCCATTGCGAAAACCAGCCCATGCGCGCGCCGTAATTCAGCGTCAAACGGCGTTGCACCTTCCACTGATCCTGCACATACCATTGCGTCAGCACGCGCTCCAGATCGGTGTGCGGGCGCGCCGACGCTTCGGCGTAACTGCGGAAACTGCCGGTCAGCGCGTTCGCATACGGATGGCCGGTGTTGCCCAGCGCGGCGGTGAAGTTGCTGTCGTTGCTGCTGAAATTGAAGGCGCCCGACCATTGCCCGCCCGGCGCTTCGCCGTTGCGAATGCGCTCGAAGTAAAAGCCCGCTTTGTAATTGTGATTGCGGCGATTGAGCGTGAAGTTGTCGGTGATCGAGGGCAGGATGAAATCGTCGCCCACCTCGCCCCAACGATCCAGCCAGTTGATGTTGGCGACCGTGGTTTGCGACAGGCCGCCCCAACTGGTCGCGCGCGGAATCGTGCCGAGCGTGTTGTTGCCGGGGAAGAGCTGCGGCGCGGTGTAATGCAACGCCGTGCGCGTCAGCCGGTCAATCTCGCCTGTCGAGGGCACAAAGCCTTCGGAATCGTGGCGGATGCCAACCGAGAATTCGTTGACCAGCGCCGCACTAATCAGCCGCACCCAATTGATGGACATGCCGTTGTCGCGGTACAGGTAATGCGAACTGATGCCCCAACGGTTGTTGTCACCGCTGGGCCAGCCCGACGTGTCGAAGCCCTCGTTATCCGCCGTCCACCATTGCGCGTTGACGAAGAAGGTGTCTTTCTCGGTCGGTTTGAAATCCACGCGCACGACCTGACTCTGCTTCGGCACGTCCACGCTTTTTTGTGTGACGTAATTGAACGCATTGCCCGCCAGCGTGCGTCCGCCGATTTGATTGGGCAGCGGAAAATAATTCAGGATCGCCGCGCCGCTCGCGTTGAAACGATTGCGCGGAATGATATTCAGCCCCAGCGGATTGTCCGCCGTCGTGCGCGATGGATCGCGGAAACAGGCCGATTGATCGGTCGCGCTGCAAGCGCCGGTCGCAATCAGCGGATCGCGCACATAAGCCTTGACCGGATTGCCGCCTGACAGCCCGGTGAAAGATTGCGAGAAATCGCCGTTGCGTTCGAGCGCGGTCGGCACGGTGACGAATTTGGCGTTGGTGGGCGTGATGGTGTGCGGGCGTTCCAGCGAGTAAAAGAAAAAGAGTTTCTGCTTGCTCTTGTTCGGATAGAGCCAGGGAATTTGCACCGGCCCACCGCCGTTGAAGCCCCAGATGTTATGCCGGTAGACGGGCCGTGGCAGCGCCTGTTTGTTGTTGAAAAAGTTGTTGGCATTGAGCGCCTCATTGCGCATGAAGTAATAGGCGCTGCCGAAATAGTTTTTCTTGCCGCTCTTGGTGACGATGTTGATTTGCGCGCCGCCGTTGTTGCCGAATTCCGGCGAATAGTTGTTGCGCAACACCTTGACCTCGGCGATGGCGTCCTGATTGGTCGTCATGCTGACTTTGTTCGACCCGCTAGGCTCGCTCGCATTCAAGCCGTTCACCGTCGCAATGCTCGAACGCCCGCGCTGCCCCGACACGTTGGGCAAATCGGTGCCAAAGCCGTCGCCCACGCTCTCGACGTCATCGAGATAAGACACACCCGGCAACAGCCGCAGCAACGAAGTGATGTCGCGCCCCTTGGTCGAGATCAGATCAATCTGGTCGGAGGTCAAACGCCCCGTCAAATCGCTGCTTTCGGTCTCGACGGTCGCGCCCTCGGCGATGGTCGTGACGGTCTCGCTCACCTGCCCGACCTGCATCACCAGCCTTCCCAGCGCCAGGTTTTCATTCGCGCTCAGTACGTTGTTTTGCCGTTCGAGCACGCGGAAGCCCTTCAACTCAACCCTGACGGTATAAATGTCCGGCTGCAACGCCGCGACGCTGAAGCCGCCCGATTCATTGGTCGTCACGGTGCGCGTCGTGCCGGTTTTCGGGCTGACGACGGTGACAGTCGCGCCCGCGATGGCGTTGTCCGAAGCATCCAGCACAAGGCCGGAAAGCGTGCCCGTCACGGTTTGGGCGCTGGCGAAACCGCTCGTGCCCAACAAGCCAAGCAGAACGTAGAACAGTGCTGACCAGTGCGATTTGTTGCTGTGCATAGGAGACCTCCGATACGGTACGCGCGAGCGGTAACGCAATAGGATCAAGCTAAGTTTATGAAGCCCTGAAAGGGTGCCATTGAATAGCCAGGTGCAACGCCCCTGGTACCACCGCCGTGAGCTTCGCAAGCCCTGAAAGGGCGAAATTTCGCGTGATTATTCCGCCCTTTCAGGGCTGTTCGGTCATTTCGCCACTACCCAGGGCGTTGCCCTGGGCTACTGAATGCCGCCCTTTCAGGGCTTTGGACGGAAAACCTCTTAGCTTAATCCCTTTGCGCCACCGCTCCTCATACCGCAACAATTTTAGAAAACGAACCGCAAGCCGAACTGCAACTGGCGCGGCGTGGTGCCCTGGGCCAGTGACGTGATGCGTCCGACATTGGCCGCGATTTGCGTGGCGTTGGCGTTGATCGTGACCGCCGACGGCACATCATAATTTTGGACGTTGAAGACGTTGAATGCCTCGAAGCGCAATTGCAGGTTCATGCCTTCGCGCACGGTGATGCTCTTGAACATCGAGTAATCCATGTTGAACACGTGCCCGCCCCTAAACACATTGCGCCCCAGGTTGCCGAACGAGCCGGAAGGAATGCCGAAGGCGCAGGAGTTGAACCAGCTAAAGGTCGTGTGCGTCGCATCCGCCGCGCGCCCGCCTTGCGAGACGGTCTTTTGGCATAGCGGGTCGGGATTGGCGGCCACTGGGCCTGCCACGAAAGGATCGGCGATCAGG
Coding sequences:
- a CDS encoding TonB-dependent receptor, yielding MHSNKSHWSALFYVLLGLLGTSGFASAQTVTGTLSGLVLDASDNAIAGATVTVVSPKTGTTRTVTTNESGGFSVAALQPDIYTVRVELKGFRVLERQNNVLSANENLALGRLVMQVGQVSETVTTIAEGATVETESSDLTGRLTSDQIDLISTKGRDITSLLRLLPGVSYLDDVESVGDGFGTDLPNVSGQRGRSSIATVNGLNASEPSGSNKVSMTTNQDAIAEVKVLRNNYSPEFGNNGGAQINIVTKSGKKNYFGSAYYFMRNEALNANNFFNNKQALPRPVYRHNIWGFNGGGPVQIPWLYPNKSKQKLFFFYSLERPHTITPTNAKFVTVPTALERNGDFSQSFTGLSGGNPVKAYVRDPLIATGACSATDQSACFRDPSRTTADNPLGLNIIPRNRFNASGAAILNYFPLPNQIGGRTLAGNAFNYVTQKSVDVPKQSQVVRVDFKPTEKDTFFVNAQWWTADNEGFDTSGWPSGDNNRWGISSHYLYRDNGMSINWVRLISAALVNEFSVGIRHDSEGFVPSTGEIDRLTRTALHYTAPQLFPGNNTLGTIPRATSWGGLSQTTVANINWLDRWGEVGDDFILPSITDNFTLNRRNHNYKAGFYFERIRNGEAPGGQWSGAFNFSSNDSNFTAALGNTGHPYANALTGSFRSYAEASARPHTDLERVLTQWYVQDQWKVQRRLTLNYGARMGWFSQWTQRNLDASNFDATLFNPAKSLVLYRAFCVGGTPATAACATANRRAQNPVTGQLLTNTNLVGTFVPGIGDKLNGVAVGTEAGVPHGFKEPPPIQFEPRFGFAWDVFGKSRTVLRAHGGVYHSSRTGGGTTGGNLVSNPPYQRNVTIDYGTIDNLASLVGTALERPTALNAVEVLTKTPTIYNFSLGIQQDIGFKTLLEVSYVGSLARHLGELRNINGVPDGARFNPANRNPFSAPSATATGALGDDFLRPYQGYADINVVMGSGGSNYNGLQVQVSRRYAQRFQYGIAYTWHKTLDYANDDSSNVSYPRPYKAFNYGVADHDQTQIFTANYIWDVPGLGKKLGHRFATAILDGWQLSGTTSLVSGRAQSVSVTYSGGLTDNTGGENNGRPLVLCNPNRQTADAADGTPVYFDAACFARPLTLGEIGNAQRNLLRRPGLINSDLAMFKNVRLREKLRLQFRWETYNLFNHTNFNAFDSALTLTLNTTTNQVTQTNARFGQPTTARSPRVMQGSLRINF